A single genomic interval of Ignavibacteria bacterium harbors:
- a CDS encoding M1 family aminopeptidase — protein sequence MKAKFYILSILLFAAFAYAYSDDLCSKGKTSFNMQDSAVYDSSFDVKYYNLNLRVTTNPNFLYGAVQVSGVFNTAGSSLFLNLSNAMFIDSVTGALVSGFTHSNDILNINFSQSTSLFDVKIYYKGLPPGSGFGSFVFSSQNSFPLIWSLSEPFGASDWFPNKNTPSDKADSSEVWITCASNLLGVSNGLLYETVINPDNTKTFKWKSRYPIANYLISITVTNYERYDNYYKYGLNDSMVINHYVYPGTLNSVMTELDKTPDMLDFFSNRYSQYPFIQEKYGHAQFGWGGGMEHQTISSMGVFNQGIIAHELAHQWFGDKVTCRNFNNIWLNEGFATYSEALFAEHFNGKEEYDAIIRTKMSNAKKAVGSLYLLNTDNVNEIFNSNRTYSKGAMVVHMLRGITGDSVFFNILKSYINDPALAYNTAVTEDLQRVAESVSGRNLNYFFQEWIYGENYPMYSINWNKSKNNQGTYDVNVNISQKQNTNPPYFTMPVDIKISLNNTDTTFTVFNNAQVQEFLFTVSSEPKSITFDPDNKILKDKKGDDPIEPIGFQLFQNYPNPFNPETKIKYMIKEFGAVSIIVYDLIGREVTKLVSQKQYPGTYSISFSPQNLASGVYFYKLVSGNLSDSKKMVFIR from the coding sequence ATGAAAGCCAAGTTTTACATATTATCAATCTTATTGTTTGCAGCATTTGCATACGCCTATTCCGATGATTTATGCAGTAAGGGCAAAACTTCTTTCAACATGCAGGATTCCGCCGTTTATGATTCTTCTTTCGACGTAAAATATTATAACCTTAATCTTCGCGTCACTACAAACCCGAACTTTCTGTATGGAGCCGTGCAGGTCAGCGGCGTTTTCAATACTGCCGGCAGCTCGCTGTTTCTTAATCTCAGCAATGCTATGTTCATTGATTCTGTTACAGGCGCATTGGTAAGCGGTTTCACTCATTCAAACGATATACTAAATATAAACTTCTCACAAAGCACATCTCTATTCGATGTAAAAATATATTATAAAGGTTTACCGCCGGGTTCCGGGTTTGGAAGCTTCGTCTTTTCATCACAGAATTCTTTCCCCCTTATCTGGTCTTTGAGCGAGCCGTTTGGTGCAAGCGATTGGTTCCCGAACAAAAACACTCCCTCTGACAAAGCAGACTCATCTGAAGTTTGGATTACCTGTGCTTCAAATCTTTTAGGTGTTTCTAACGGTTTGCTGTATGAAACAGTCATAAACCCCGATAATACTAAAACTTTCAAATGGAAAAGCAGATACCCCATCGCAAATTATCTTATCTCTATCACAGTAACAAACTACGAACGATACGATAATTACTACAAGTATGGATTAAACGATTCAATGGTCATTAATCACTACGTCTATCCTGGTACTCTAAACAGCGTAATGACGGAGCTCGATAAAACTCCCGATATGCTTGATTTCTTTTCTAACAGATATTCGCAATACCCTTTCATACAGGAAAAGTACGGTCATGCACAATTCGGATGGGGAGGTGGTATGGAGCATCAGACTATCTCATCAATGGGCGTTTTTAATCAGGGAATCATTGCTCATGAACTGGCGCATCAGTGGTTTGGTGATAAGGTCACCTGCCGGAACTTCAACAACATCTGGCTGAACGAAGGGTTTGCAACTTATTCAGAAGCACTTTTTGCTGAACACTTTAACGGTAAAGAAGAATACGATGCTATTATTAGAACTAAGATGTCAAATGCAAAAAAAGCCGTAGGCTCTTTATATCTGCTGAATACGGATAACGTAAACGAAATTTTTAATTCTAACAGAACCTACTCCAAAGGTGCTATGGTTGTTCACATGCTTCGAGGTATCACTGGCGATAGTGTTTTCTTTAACATTCTGAAGTCTTATATCAACGACCCCGCACTCGCTTATAATACCGCAGTCACGGAGGACTTACAGAGAGTTGCAGAAAGTGTTAGCGGTAGAAATCTTAATTACTTCTTCCAGGAATGGATATACGGAGAAAATTATCCAATGTATAGTATTAATTGGAATAAAAGTAAAAATAATCAGGGAACGTATGATGTTAATGTGAACATATCTCAAAAGCAAAACACAAATCCTCCTTATTTTACTATGCCCGTCGATATAAAAATATCTTTGAATAACACCGATACTACTTTCACAGTTTTTAACAACGCTCAGGTTCAGGAGTTTTTATTTACCGTCTCATCTGAACCTAAATCAATAACCTTCGACCCTGACAATAAAATTCTTAAAGATAAAAAAGGCGATGACCCCATCGAGCCTATTGGCTTTCAATTGTTTCAAAATTATCCTAACCCGTTCAATCCCGAAACAAAAATTAAATATATGATTAAAGAATTCGGCGCGGTGAGTATTATTGTTTATGATTTAATTGGCAGGGAAGTCACAAAATTAGTCAGCCAAAAACAGTACCCTGGCACTTACAGTATTTCCTTCTCTCCCCAAAATCTTGCCTCTGGTGTTTATTTTTATAAACTCGTCTCAGGCAATTTATCCGACTCCAAAAAAATGGTTTTCATTCGGTAA